A genomic stretch from Elusimicrobiota bacterium includes:
- a CDS encoding thioredoxin family protein, translating to MKILAALLFLNVSAQAAPVWLEDRAQAEAQSRAARRPLLIEFQAPWCYSCYYMAANVLSKDPFAVAAQGLVLLKEDVDKEEGGTLKAKYAVTALPSFVLVSPKGEVLGRIAGEQTEADFLARLGAMLKVAAPDPLAEAESRLEQRLLAGEDDKAAKEVSKLPAERLKSLRARRGWNILEARLALARGSGEKAASALMTLMSQEDGCDAAYDVMHAAKLLESLPAPRRQELLDAERRALESLSVKRLFAPAPVRCADFRSGVEALAQVYSGLGHKDQEAALLKRAAAFLDGMGLKTGADRNHDDDRRFFLEQAGDDAGLGAFYGELVAAYPSDYVYPYRWARVLLGKGDAAGALAKAEAADKLSYGANRLAVTKVRAKALLALARKDEAAALLKRDIKAGKAFPDAARSLQEVLDEAGGKKP from the coding sequence ATGAAGATCCTGGCTGCCTTGCTTTTCCTCAACGTCTCCGCCCAGGCCGCCCCGGTCTGGCTGGAGGACCGCGCCCAGGCCGAGGCTCAGTCCCGGGCCGCGCGCCGGCCCCTGCTCATCGAGTTCCAGGCCCCCTGGTGCTACTCCTGCTATTACATGGCCGCCAACGTGCTATCCAAGGACCCCTTCGCGGTCGCGGCCCAGGGTCTGGTGCTCCTCAAAGAGGACGTGGACAAGGAGGAAGGCGGGACGCTCAAGGCCAAGTACGCGGTGACGGCCCTGCCCAGCTTCGTGCTGGTCAGCCCCAAAGGCGAGGTCCTGGGACGCATCGCCGGGGAGCAGACGGAGGCGGATTTCCTGGCGCGACTGGGCGCGATGCTCAAGGTCGCGGCCCCGGACCCGCTGGCCGAGGCCGAGTCGCGCCTCGAGCAGAGGCTCCTGGCCGGCGAGGACGACAAGGCCGCCAAGGAAGTGTCCAAGCTCCCGGCCGAGCGGCTCAAGAGCCTGCGCGCGCGGCGGGGCTGGAACATCCTGGAGGCGCGGCTGGCGCTGGCGCGCGGCTCGGGCGAGAAGGCCGCTTCCGCGCTCATGACCTTGATGTCCCAGGAGGACGGCTGCGATGCGGCTTACGACGTGATGCACGCGGCCAAGCTCCTGGAGTCTTTGCCCGCCCCGCGGCGCCAGGAGCTGCTGGATGCGGAGCGCCGCGCCCTGGAGAGCCTCTCGGTGAAGCGGCTCTTCGCGCCTGCTCCCGTGCGCTGCGCCGACTTCCGCTCCGGGGTCGAGGCGCTGGCCCAGGTCTACTCCGGCCTGGGTCATAAGGACCAGGAGGCCGCGCTGCTCAAGCGCGCCGCGGCCTTCCTCGACGGCATGGGCCTAAAGACCGGAGCGGACCGCAACCATGACGACGACCGGCGCTTCTTCCTGGAGCAGGCCGGCGACGACGCCGGCCTAGGCGCCTTCTACGGCGAGCTGGTCGCGGCCTATCCCTCCGACTACGTCTATCCCTACCGCTGGGCGCGCGTCCTGCTGGGCAAGGGCGACGCGGCCGGGGCTCTGGCCAAGGCCGAGGCCGCGGACAAGCTGTCCTACGGGGCCAACCGCCTGGCCGTGACCAAGGTCCGGGCCAAGGCCCTGCTGGCCTTGGCCCGCAAGGACGAGGCCGCGGCTCTGCTTAAGAGGGACATCAAGGCGGGCAAGGCCTTCCCGGACGCCGCGCGCTCCCTTCAGGAAGTCTTGGACGAAGCGGGGGGCAAGAAGCCATGA
- a CDS encoding lytic transglycosylase domain-containing protein: MKFLLLGIILAAAAPAGAAVPEDQAQAVLQRDQSRLLGDVRDWTDYVAKLTPQMQAKYGPELAQVKSAGEAAVSVETLRPAQLRLDAWKRALTGELFPFLHGGLVQPSPAALLAQAQVEAFQAVKKLQQSAVSGDQKKFFEDLKARISLVSDAQSLDRLFDNAGFSRPAPLPRAVFAVAPAAAFAAPAPARGLVIREVPSPLALDAADRSRFSKVADYLKGRGASQKVIDMTIAEAVRQKVDPLLVLALVQNESGFQTGATSPVGARGLMQIMPDTGRGLGVANPDHLYDASTNLRAGVAFLKSMWNKFTDISFSALAGINPFASSDVKKVIASYNAGPGAVQKYGGVPPYRETMAYVQKVLSTYLHLRGLYKA; the protein is encoded by the coding sequence ATGAAGTTCCTACTCCTGGGAATCATCCTCGCGGCAGCGGCCCCGGCCGGCGCGGCCGTTCCGGAGGACCAGGCCCAGGCCGTCCTGCAGCGCGACCAAAGCCGGCTCCTAGGCGACGTCCGGGACTGGACCGACTACGTGGCGAAGCTGACGCCGCAGATGCAGGCGAAGTATGGCCCGGAACTCGCCCAGGTCAAGTCGGCGGGCGAGGCGGCGGTCTCGGTGGAGACGCTCCGGCCCGCGCAGCTGCGCCTGGACGCCTGGAAGCGGGCTCTCACCGGCGAGCTTTTCCCGTTCCTGCACGGCGGGCTGGTCCAGCCCAGTCCGGCCGCGCTCCTGGCTCAGGCCCAAGTCGAGGCTTTCCAAGCCGTCAAGAAGCTCCAGCAGAGCGCCGTCTCCGGGGACCAGAAGAAGTTCTTCGAGGATCTCAAAGCTCGAATAAGCCTGGTCTCGGACGCGCAGTCCCTGGACCGCCTTTTCGACAACGCCGGCTTCTCCCGCCCCGCCCCGCTGCCGCGGGCCGTCTTCGCCGTGGCCCCGGCCGCGGCCTTCGCCGCCCCGGCGCCGGCCCGGGGGCTCGTGATCCGCGAGGTGCCCAGCCCGCTCGCGCTCGACGCCGCGGACCGCTCGCGCTTCTCCAAGGTGGCCGACTATCTCAAGGGCCGCGGCGCCAGCCAGAAAGTCATCGACATGACCATCGCCGAGGCCGTCCGCCAGAAGGTCGACCCGCTGCTGGTCCTGGCCTTGGTGCAGAACGAGTCCGGCTTCCAGACCGGCGCCACCAGCCCGGTGGGCGCGCGGGGCCTGATGCAGATCATGCCGGACACGGGCCGGGGCCTCGGGGTCGCCAACCCGGACCACCTCTACGACGCCTCGACCAACCTGCGCGCCGGCGTGGCGTTCCTGAAGAGCATGTGGAACAAGTTCACGGACATCTCCTTCTCGGCCTTGGCCGGCATCAACCCCTTCGCGAGCAGCGACGTCAAGAAGGTCATCGCCTCCTACAACGCGGGCCCCGGGGCCGTGCAGAAATACGGCGGCGTGCCGCCCTACCGCGAGACCATGGCCTACGTCCAGAAGGTCCTGAGCACCTACCTGCACCTGCGCGGGCTTTACAAGGCCTGA